In the Desulfovibrio sp. Huiquan2017 genome, GACGAGTACGCCTGGGACCACGAAAAGCAACCACTACCCCCTGCCGGGAGGCAAGGTCATGAAACAAAACCGGACCGCCCTCATATTGATCAGTTGCGCCGTGCTGCTTGCCGTCGGCGCCTTTCTCATCCTAAACCGGAGCCGGGATGAATCCTCCGCCGTCCGGCAGGAGGTCGCCCAACCCGCCGCCGAGCCCGCCAAGGCCCCGGACTGGGTGGACAAGGGCCAAGAGGCCAAGCCCGACTACTCGGCCGCCACGGCCGAGCCCGAGACCACCACCCCGGTTCCGGCCGCCGAATCCGAGCAGCCCAAGGAACCAAAGACCATCGAAGTGACCGAGGACAAGGTTGTCACATTCACCTTCGTGGAATCCCTGGCGGACTTCCTGCTTCAGCGTTTTCAGCCGCGCGGTCCCAACGGCAAGCCCGATACCCTGGCCACGGCCGTGGCCCTGAACCGCTACTACGGCCGCGAACTGGACGGCTTCGCCGTCTCCGGAAACGACATCCGAGCCTCGCGCAAGGCGGTCTACGACTACGTCTTCAATCCGGCCATGATCAAAACCCTGTATGAACTCTACGCCCCGGCCTTCATGGTCCACTTGGTGGACACCGCGGCCAACACCGAACGCGAATACACGGTCGGCAACGCCACCGAAACCCGGCCCCTGACCACCGAGGAAATCAAGGTCATGCTCCGGCTCAACGCCGGGCGCATCGAGCGCACCGCAGAAGTGCTCCACGCCTTTGCCGACGACCCGGCCATCCTCGAAATGGCGGGCAAATACCGCCGCGCGGCCAAGGCCGTGGAGCGGGCCAACGGCCAGTTGCAGACCGCCATGGCCGACGGCAAGGACACGGGAGCGGCAGGCGACCGCCTCAAGCAGGCCATCCTGTTCCGCGAACGGACCCGGGGCGAGATCGTCACGCAGCTCCGGCGGGTCTGCCAGGCCTGCCCGGAATCCGAGCTCTTCCACCTCTCCCAGTGGGGATACCGGCGCACCCTCGACCAGCCCGAGGAAAAGACTAAGACCTTCGGCGCGGCTGCCGACGTCCTGGATGACTTGGCCGCGCGCTTCCGCACCAAGGCCGAAGAACTCAAATAGGTGCTCATATGTTGCATTGACCCCCCTTTGTGCTTATCCTTGCGATAGCAAGAAGAGAATTCACCAAGGAGCTCTCAATGTACTTCAAACAGATCACCACCCCCGGACTCGGTTGCTTTTCCTACGTCATCGGCTGCCCCGCCGCCGGTGAAATGGTCGTCGTGGATCCCAAGCGGGACGTACAGGACTACCTGGACATCTCCCGCGAGGAAGGCATGAAAATCGTCCATGTCATCGACACCCACGTGCACGCGGACCACGTGTCTGGCGCGCAGGAGATCAAATCCCAGACCGGCTGCGACGTCATGGTCTACGAGACCTCGCCGGTGAGCTACGACTTCACCCCGCTCAAGGAAGGCCAGCAACTGGTCGTGGGCAACGCCAAGCTCGAAGTCCTGCATACCCCCGGGCATACCCCGGATTCCCTGTCCCTGCTGGTCACGGATACCACGCGGGGCGACGAGCCGTGGATGCTGCTGACCGGCGACGTGCTCTTCGTGGGCGACATCGGACGGCCCGACCTGGTGGGCGGCGCCAAGCTCGACGAACAGGTCCACAACTTGTGGGATTCCCTGTACGTGAAGTTCGCCAAGTTCCCCGACAGCCTGGAGGTCTTCCCGGCCCACGGCGCGGGTTCCCTGTGCGGGCGCGGCATGTCCTCGAAGCCAAGCTCCACATTGGGCTTCGAACGCCGCCATAACCCCATGCTCGGCTTCGGCGATTTCGAGGCGTTCCGCCGGGCCATGAGCCAGAACTTCCCGGCCCGGCCCAAGTCCTTCACCCACATCATCTCCACCAATGCCTCGGGAGCGCCCCTGCTGGAACGCTGCCCGCTCGACCTGGCCATGAACCCCTATAAGTTCGAGGAGAAGATGCAGGACGGCGCCGTGGTCATCGACGTGCGCGACGCTGCCGCCTTCGCCGGGTACCATATCCCCGGTTCCCTGAACATCGGCTTCGAGCCCAGCTTGGCCAATTGGGTGGGCATGACCGTGGAGCCCGATGCCGACATCCTCCTGGTGGTCGATACCCGCGACGACTACGAGCGCATGCGCATAGAGCTGCACCGCATCGGCTACGACCGCATCTACGGCTACCTGTCCGGCGGCATCCAGGCCTGGGTCTACTCCGGCCGCCCGGTGGATTCCCTGGCCATAGACTCGGCCCAGGTCCTCCAAAACATCCAGGCGGAAGGCAAGCCCCTCAGCCTGATCGACGTGCGCACCCCCGCCGAATGGGCGGGCGGGCACATTCCCGGGGCCAGGCACATCCCGCTCATCGACATCCTGGACGGCAAATTCGACCTCGACGAAAACGCCCACCACCTGCTCTACTGCG is a window encoding:
- a CDS encoding MBL fold metallo-hydrolase — protein: MYFKQITTPGLGCFSYVIGCPAAGEMVVVDPKRDVQDYLDISREEGMKIVHVIDTHVHADHVSGAQEIKSQTGCDVMVYETSPVSYDFTPLKEGQQLVVGNAKLEVLHTPGHTPDSLSLLVTDTTRGDEPWMLLTGDVLFVGDIGRPDLVGGAKLDEQVHNLWDSLYVKFAKFPDSLEVFPAHGAGSLCGRGMSSKPSSTLGFERRHNPMLGFGDFEAFRRAMSQNFPARPKSFTHIISTNASGAPLLERCPLDLAMNPYKFEEKMQDGAVVIDVRDAAAFAGYHIPGSLNIGFEPSLANWVGMTVEPDADILLVVDTRDDYERMRIELHRIGYDRIYGYLSGGIQAWVYSGRPVDSLAIDSAQVLQNIQAEGKPLSLIDVRTPAEWAGGHIPGARHIPLIDILDGKFDLDENAHHLLYCAAGYRANIAASYLQKHGYWDVRSLAGGYLAWSRAGFHTEK